A window of the Trichoderma asperellum chromosome 6, complete sequence genome harbors these coding sequences:
- a CDS encoding uncharacterized protein (EggNog:ENOG41~TransMembrane:2 (o22-41i277-300o)~BUSCO:EOG092D2A7Q), producing the protein MPVPTVFYLLEHGFPQVVHDNVWPIFYVVATTTFFVLLKLYTSGRTNPAERNLHGRVVMMTGGTSGIGAEVAQQLAARGAQLVLLTQVPGSDPFLIDFIQDIRDKTGNNLIYAEQVDLSSLYSIRKFATKWVDNAPPRRLDMIVLCASTLTPPGGKRTVTEEGIEETWMVNFLANFHLLGILSPALKAQPFDRDVRVVIATCSSYIASPSLKDGLGNVEKGWTPGSAYARSKLALNVFGQYFQKHLDSYKRPDELPMNTRVIFVDPGLSRTPGMRRWLTRGSLFGLVLYLFFYAIPWFLLKSPSKGAQSILYAAMDGTLGRIGGGRLIKECMEVDFARSEVKDDEVAKKLWEESDALIEKTEKSAAKKRAQKKANEDKQAEVDKEKEKAAEVESLVAAIKKGKEREKQQKEKEKQQKQGGSKGSKKK; encoded by the coding sequence ATGCCCGTGCCGACCGTCTTCTATCTGCTGGAACACGGCTTTCCACAGGTCGTCCACGACAATGTCTGGCCCATCTTCTACGTCGTCGCCACCACGACCTTCTTCGTGCTCTTGAAGCTCTACACCTCCGGCAGGACGAACCCCGCCGAGCGCAACCTCCATGGCAGAGTCGTCATGATGACGGGCGGCACGAGCGGCATAGGCGCAGAAGTGGCACAACAGCTCGCAGCTCGTGGCGCGCAACTGGTCTTGCTCACGCAGGTCCCCGGCTCCGACCCCTTTCTGATCGACTTTATACAAGATATCCGAGACAAGACGGGCAACAACCTGATCTATGCGGAGCAAGTCGACCTATCTAGCCTGTACAGCATTCGCAAGTTTGCCACGAAATGGGTCGACAATGCACCTCCCCGAAGGCTGGACATGATTGTGCTGTGCGCATCGACCCTGACGCCCCCAGGCGGGAAACGGACGGTTACCGAAGAAGGCATCGAGGAGACGTGGATGGTCAACTTCCTCGCCAACTTCCATCTGCTGGGTATCCTCAGCCCGGCTCTCAAAGCGCAGCCCTTTGACAGAGATGTCCGCGTAGTCATTGCGACATGTTCGTCATACATCGCATCTCCATCACTCAAGGATGGTCTCGGAAACGTAGAGAAGGGCTGGACTCCCGGATCTGCCTACGCACGAAGCAAGCTCGCGCTCAATGTTTTCGGGCAGTACTTCCAGAAACACCTAGACTCTTACAAGCGCCCCGACGAGCTGCCCATGAACACCCGAGTCATCTTTGTGGACCCGGGACTGAGTCGAACACCGGGCATGAGAAGGTGGCTGACGCGAGGCTCACTTTTCGGCCTTGTCTTGTACCTGTTCTTCTACGCCATACCCTGGTTTCTGCTCAAGTCGCCAAGCAAAGGGGCGCAATCCATTCTTTACGCCGCAATGGATGGGACGCTTGGACGTATCGGTGGCGGCAGGCTGATCAAGGAGTGCATGGAAGTGGACTTTGCTCGATCAGAAGTCAAGGATGACGAAGTGGCCAAGAAGCTTTGGGAAGAAAGCGATGCGCTGATTGAAAAGACGGAGAAGTCCGCAGCCAAGAAGAGGGcgcagaagaaggccaacGAAGACAAGCAGGCTGAAGtggacaaggagaaggaaaaagcagcagaggtGGAGAGCTTGGTGGCAGCGATCAAAAAGGgcaaggaaagggaaaagcagcaaaaggaaaaggaaaagcaaCAAAAGCAAGGCGGCAGCAAgggcagcaaaaagaaataa
- a CDS encoding uncharacterized protein (EggNog:ENOG41~TransMembrane:11 (o102-121i128-147o153-175i187-205o217-238i306-328o340-358i370-390o402-425i437-458o470-487i)), producing the protein MNQSEKPEVILDDNGAADDVVKDDGYGLVKSRFDELSIPRTLWVFRRVVLVSLSVYIGYVCEGFELGAGGSVVANAGFIKQFGSDKGQDGVRALDPTWLSTWSALLNVGQIITLTHIAWVADKFGRKVSFYIAWLWLVVGCVLLNTAKTPAVWAIAKLCNGAGIGVLQITCQVYVMEICPNKIRGGLVTFQAVWSNIGGIIVSVMMQQLNKKHPDNYLLAMRIIWAPVALMIVCWVFIPESPWFYARHDNKEKAIKSLKQLYGGVEGFDFEEEYGIIVRTIAHEREVLQEAPSYRHVFKGLNLKRAFIVVILSVSQQFAGLAIINTYSTYFFSLAGLNDPFLGTVILSCCNLLAVLLWSLTTDNLGRRTIVNSCETLVCVVLFIVGALFWTGATTGNAAAGTALLVICCLWTFCYQVIVMSYYVFSAELPSALLRVKTGPITFFFNSITGIATCYATPPMLLHLSLKAGFIYGAFSVPICIIMWLYVPETSGRSAAEIDELYERKIPAWRWSKTVTEAEQRMQTVVLVKGGVKESHNQSHTR; encoded by the exons ATGAACCAGTCCGAGAAACCAGAGGTGATACTCGACGACAATGGTGCAGCCGACGACGTGGTAAAGGATGACGGATACGGCCTCGTCAAGTCGAGATTCGACGAGCTGTCTATCCCTCGCACGCTGTGGGTTTTCAGACGAGTTGTCCTCGTCTCGCTCTCTGTGTACATCGGTTACGTCTGCGAGGGCTTCGAA CTCGGCGCTGGAGGCAGTGTCGTTGCCAACGCTGGCTTCATCAAGCAGTTTGGATCGGACAAGGGCCAAGATGGAGTGAGGGCACTGGACCCGACTTGGT TGTCGACTTGGAGTGCTCTTCTG AACGTCGGCCAAATCATCACACTTACCCACATTGCTTG GGTCGCAGACAAGTTCGGCCGCAAGGTGTCCTTCTACATTGCATGGCTATGGCTCGTCGTT GGCTGCGTGCTGCTGAATACGGCTAAGACGCCGGCTGTATGG GCCATCGCCAAGCTTTGCAACGGTGCAGGCATAGGCGTCCTCCA AATCACCTGTCAGGTTTATGTCATGGAGATTTGTCCAAACAAGATTCGAGGTGGCCTGGTCACCTTCCAAGCAGTGTG GAGCAACATCGGCGGTATCATCGTCTCTGtgatgatgcagcagcttAACAAGAAACACCCGGACAACTACCTGCTAGCCATGCGCATCATCTGGGCTCCCGTCGCGCTGATGATTGTCTGCTGGGTTTTCATCCCCGAGTCACCCTGGTTCTATGCCCGCCACGACAACAAGGAGAAAGCAATCAAGTCGTTGAAGCAGCTGTATGGAGGTGTTGAAGGGTTCGACTTTGAAGAGGAGTACGGCATTATCGTCAGGACAATTGCGCACGAAAGGGAAGTGTTGCAAGAGGCGCCGAGCTATCGCCATGTTTTCAAGGGTCTCAACCTG AAACGCGCCTTCATTGTCGTGATCCTCAGTGTATCTCAGCAGTTTGCCGgtctcgccatcatcaacacaTACTCAACCT acttcttctctcttgccgGCCTAAACGACCCATTCCTCGGCACTGTCATTCTGAG cTGTTGCAACCTCCTTGCTGTTTTGCTATGGTCCCTGACCACCGATAATCTCGGTCGCCGCACCATCGTCAACTCTTGTGAGACTCTTGTCTGCGTggtcctcttcatcgtcggcgCTCTGTTCTGGACTGGAGCCACAACCGGtaacgccgccgccggcaccGCTCTC TTGGTGATTTGCTGCTTGTGGACATTTTGTTACCAAGTCATTGTCATGTCGTACTATGTCTTCTCGGCCGAACTCCCCTCTGCCCTTCTTCGAG TCAAGACTGGACCCATtacattcttcttcaactcaATCACGGGCATCGCTACCTG CTACGCTACTCCACCCATGCTTCTCCATCTGAGCCTCAAAGCCGGATTCATCTACGGCGCCTTTTCCGTGCCCATTTGCATCATCATGTGGCTCTACGTCCCAGAGACCTCAGG CCGATCCGCAGCCGAGATCGACGAGTTGTACGAACGCAAGATTCCTGCGTGGAGATGGTCCAAGACTGTCACCGAGGCCGAACAGCGGATGCAGACTGTTGTACTGGTAAAGGGTGGCGTTAAGGAGAGCCATAACCAGAGTCATACACGGTGA
- a CDS encoding uncharacterized protein (TransMembrane:1 (i212-231o)) encodes MASSSAATPLLYSCIAHETTILSECTTSASSQTSSLASLILPKIEHSTPQKLTYTHGQHQIHYVSEAPSDYPDHPAAGGLTFLVIADGSLGRRIPFGYLLEIRKRFFEKFPESSDFADMPNYGAGSFNAEMKNLMVEFGTTSGGMNDAIGNAKREIDDVRGIMTKNIESLLERGERIDLLVDKTDRLGNSARDFRVRSRGLKRQMWWKNVKLMALLILVIVLILMIIIISIKG; translated from the exons atggcgTCCTCTTCGGCTGCAACTCCGCTCCTTTA CTCCTGCATCGCCCACGAGACAACAATCCTATCCGAGTGCACCACGTCTGCCTCCTCACAGACATCTTCGCTCGCCTCTCTAATCTTGCCCAAGATCGAGCACTCGACCCCCCAGAAACTCACTTACACCCACGGCCAGCACCAGATTCACTATGTCTCCGAGGCGCCGTCCGATTATCCTGATCACCCGGCTGCCGGCGGCCTGACCTTTCTCGTCATCGCAGACGGATCGCTCGGCCGTCGCATTCCATTTGGCTACCTATTGGAGATCCGCAAGCGCTTTTTCGAAAAGTTTCCCGAAAGCAGTGACTTTGCCGACATGCCCAACTACGGCGCCGGCTCGTTCAACGCCGAGATGAAGAACCTGATGGTGGAGTTTGGCACGACGAGCGGCGGCATGAACGACGCCATTGGTAATGCCAAGCGCGAGATTGACGATGTTAGAGGCATCATGACCAAGAATATCGAAAGCTTGCTTGAGAGAGGCGAGAGGATTGACCTACTTGTTGACAAGACGGACAGGCTGGGGAACAGCGCTCGAGATTTCCGAGTCCGGAGCCGCGGCCTGAAGCGCCAGATGTGGTGGAAGAACGTCAAGCTTATGGCGCTGCTCATTCTGGTTATAGTTCTTATCCTCATGATAATTATCATCTCGATCAAAGGCTGA
- a CDS encoding uncharacterized protein (BUSCO:EOG092D12N2) yields MRAVAQNGAVRRQLGASYLRRHLSTTSGHWRAFPPKTQAVKQKPTVNKGSLAAALSKLPSKPLPHSRVDSVSHGHDPNTRLRLDFGKYSGRHKLFRSTVLHRFQLVLNKLGAARVGVTFSEDELSRHAAVFMDAIDHAFSLAEKGITRRDKNPLFWNLRDAFVSGDIKGLTKEVHYSFQSFIFGQRFSKNIEDSHKRLLDFRFPYEWFPATRTMQRTIHVHVGPTNSGKTYNALKALENSKCGVYAGPLRLLATEVYQRFKAKNIPCALITGEEVRIPENTDQYFSSCTVEMIPLNTRFDVAVIDEIQMIADADRGNAWTAAVLGVQAKEVHVCGEERAVKVIQQMCASIGDKCVVHRYERLSPLKTMDKALDNDYGLLQKGDAIVGFSRVNLHALKKSIELKTGRRCAIIYGSLPPEVRAQQAALFNDPDNDYDFVVASDAIGMGLNLEIRRVIMESVTKFDGSQNRLLTFPEIKQIGGRAGRYRSAQNPDGSTDESGKVGLVTTMERADLRSVQRAFQRTVEDIQAACIQPPAGIVERFASYFPPDTPLSYILKRIQETATVSSLYKMGLGSDILEIADIIQDIPLTIHDRLTFCYLPVALRAERAVDVLRALAKVVATNSKGDLLDIEEIPLEFLDTNPEDFHGSGQQYLSKLESLHVALNQYVWLSYRYSGMFRSQALAFHVRTLVEEKLMKTLEWLNYSDEQLERKRESKRQQVKSRNASRSAIGEGDVEEAEHHPDDDLVIDEVPEGAKQGLPAA; encoded by the exons ATGAGAGCCGTGGCCCAGAACGGCGCTGTCAGACGCCAACTTGGAGCATCATATCTGCGGCGGCATCTCTCAACGACATCCGGCCATTGGCGGGCTTTTCCTCCCAAGACACAGGCCGTGAAGCAAAAACCGACAGTAAACAAGGGAAGTTTGGCCGCCGCGCTCTCAAAGTTGCCCTCAAAGCCTCTGCCTCACTCCCGAGTTGATTCA GTTAGCCATGGCCACGACCCCAACACGAGGCTGCGGCTTGACTTTGGCAAATATTCTGGACGCCACAAACTCTTTCGCTCTACCGTCCTTCATCGCTTTCAACTGGTTCTGAACAAGCTGGGGGCAGCACGGGTTGGCGTCACCTTCAGTGAAGATGAGCTGAGTCGCCACGCGGCCGTCTTTATGGATGCCATTGACCATGCATTTTCTCTGGCAGAAAAGGGAATCACTCGCCGTGATAAGAATCCTCTGTTTTGGAATCTGCGCGATGCGTTTGTTTCCGGAGACATCAAGGGCCTCACCAAAGAGGTCCACTATTCCTTTCAGTCCTTCATTTTCGGCCAGCGCTTCTCCAAGAACATTGAGGATAGCCACAAGCGCCTGCTAGACTTTCGATTCCCCTACGAGTGGTTTCCTGCGACGCGGACGATGCAGCGCACCATCCATGTCCACGTTGGGCCTACCAACTCTGGCAAGACGTACAATGCGCTCAAGGCGCTTGAGAACTCCAAGTGTGGAGTCTACGCTGGCCCCCTTCGACTTCTCGCCACTGAAGTCTACCAGCGCTTCAAGGCAAAGAATATCCCCTGCGCTCTCATTACAGGCGAAGAAGTGCGCATCCCTGAAAACACAGACCAGTACTTTTCGAGCTGCACGGTTGAGATGATTCCGCTAAACACCCGCTTCGACGTCGCCGTTATTGACGAGATCCAAATGATTGCTGACGCTGATCGTGGAAATGCCTGGACCGCAGCCGTGCTGGGTGTACAGGCTAAAGAGGTTCACGTTTGCGGCGAAGAGCGGGCTGTAAAGGTTATACAACAAATGTGCGCCAGCATTGGTGACAAGTGTGTTGTTCATCGCTATGAGCGTTTGAGTCCTCTCAAGACAATGGACAAGGCACTTGACAACGACTACGGCCTGCTGCAGAAGGGAGATGCGATTGTCGGATTTAGCCGTGTGAATCTCCATGCTTTGAAAAAAAGCATAGAGCTGAAGACAGGACGGCGTTGTGCAATCATCTACGGATCCTTGCCCCCAGAGGTTCGGGCCCAGCAAGCAGCTTTATTCAATGACCCTGACAACGACTATGATTTTGTTGTTGCTAGCGATGCGATTGGCATGGGATTAAATCTTGAAATTCGCCGTGTCATTATGGAGTCTGTCACGAAATTTGACGGCAGTCAAAATCGGCTACTGACTTTCCCCGAAATCAAGCAGATTGGCGGCCGAGCAGGACGTTATAGATCAGCCCAGAATCCCGATGGCTCGACGGATGAATCGGGGAAAGTCGGTCTCGTCACCACCATGGAACGGGCTGATTTGCGGAGTGTACAAAGAGCATTTCAGAGAACTGTGGAGGACATTCAGGCAGCCTGCATCCAGCCTCCTGCAGGCATCGTGGAGCGATTTGCTTCATATTTTCCCCCAGATACTCCTTTATCCTATATTCTCAAAAGAATCCAAGAAACGGCAACAGTCAGCTCGTTGTACAAGATGGGCCTCGGATCCGATATCTTGGAAATCGCAGACATTATTCAGGATATCCCGCTTACGATTCACGACAGGCTAACCTTCTGCTACTTACCTGTTGCGCTCCGTGCTGAGCGAGCTGTGGATGTTCTCCGAGCTCTGGCCAAGGTCGTAGCCACGAACTCAAAGGGTGATCTTCTCGACATTGAGGAAATACCATTGGAATTCCTAGATACGAACCCAGAAGACTTTCATGGGTCCGGCCAGCAATACCTTTCCAAGTTGGAATCACTGCACGTCGCCTTGAACCAATACGTGTGGCTCTCTTATCGCTACTCTGGCATGTTCCGCAGCCAAGCTCTGGCTTTCCATGTGCGGACATTGGTTGAGGAAAAGCTCATGAAGACGCTGGAGTGGCTGAACTACAGTGACGAACAGCTAGAGCGGAAGCGAGAGAGCAAGCGCCAGCAGGTCAAGTCTCGCAACGCGAGCAGATCTGCGATTGGTGAAGGAGATGTAGAAGAGGCGGAGCACCACCCGGATGATGATTTGGTGATTGATGAAGTGCCTGAGGGGGCAAAACAAGGACTGCCCGCTGCATGA
- a CDS encoding uncharacterized protein (EggNog:ENOG41), which produces MAAGSMLDPSSAEHPKKRSSLDYIMTNMMERPASPTPRDRVARKLILCFDGTGNKFHGDESDSNILKIFRMLDRTADDQYHYYQPGIGTYVVSSSLTHTGTKARIRSWYQKAKDSAIGSSFDQHVVGGYRFLMRFYNPGDEIYMFGFSRGAYIARFLAEMLDYVGLLSHGNEELVSFAWKAFANWQSRRGGDKDEKLAEEEEKKKHEMYHFMKGFRETFSRPVGRIRFLGLFDTVNSVPRFETAWMQRSKFPYTARSSARVIRHAVSIDERRAKFRQDLMYQQANKRHSATHGHWKDWEHMLGRPHSSGPGGETDGTDKVHHEDRGRRPSKHVTPGERKSSANPEGGKYMPYRARSKSGARPDRRVSVVGCDVSEQISNIDYEDGGDQDIDEVWFAGGHGDVGGGWQMESDDKNASHVPLVWMVREAMRAGLKFDLEKVQELDCFDLYNESAKNSPKGGRKRQQKGPEIHLNQEDEDGGELVTPPTPDTLADDDGGKDFKQVFLDMMHKAHLARIHDSLVYGGGLSGVAVTAWNIMEWMPFRRMDLQGDGTWKPINWPLPRGEVRDIPNNARIHGSVIRRMKLDKNYRPGNLIVGGGGRGVRIAPEEYGVGEWICVQDEGDPIGEIWVRNGDPVKLEISKKKKKKSKGEKQN; this is translated from the exons ATGGCTGCTGGCAGCATGCTAGATCCAAGCTCTGCCGAGCACCCAAAGAAACGCTCCAGCTTAGACTACATCATGACAAACATGATGGAACGCCCAGCAAGTCCCACGCCACGGGACAGAGTTGCGAGGAAGCTGATTCTTTGCTTTGACGGCACGGGCAACAAGTTCCATGGCGATGAAAGTGACAGCAACATTCTCAAGATATTTCGTATGCTTGATCGGACTGCCGATGATCAGTATCACTACTACCAGC CGGGCATTGGCACCTATGTCGTGTCCAGTTCGCTTACACATACTGGCACGAAAGCACGCATTCGATCATGGTAccagaaggccaaggatTCAGCGATTGGTTCTTCCTTTGATCAGCATGTCGTGGGAGGGTACCGTTTCCTCATGAGATTCTACAATCCCGGAGATGAAATTTACATGTTTGGCTTCAGCCGCGGCGCGTACATTGCACGCTTTCTGGCTGAGATGCTTGATTATGTTGGCCTCTTGTCTCACGGTAACGAAGAATTGGTTTCATTTGCCTGGAAAGCCTTTGCCAACTGGCAGAGTCGTCGTGGTGGCGATAAAGACGAGAAGCTcgcggaagaggaagagaagaagaagcacgaAATGTACCACTTCATGAAAGGTTTCCGTGAAACTTTTTCCCGACCCGTTGGCAGGATTCGCTTCCTTGGTCTTTTCGACACCGTCAACTCTGTCCCGCGCTTTGAGACTGCTTGGATGCAACGAAGCAAATTCCCTTATACAGCCCGGAGTAGCGCACGAGTAATTCGGCACGCCGTCAGCATTGATGAGCGACGAGCCAAGTTCCGACAGGATTTGATGTACCAGCAAGCAAACAAGCGGCACAGCGCCACACACGGCCACTGGAAAGATTGGGAGCACATGCTTGGCCGCCCACACAGCAGCGGACCTGGCGGAGAAACAGATGGAACAGACAAGGTTCACCACGAGGACCGAGGTAGACGGCCAAGCAAGCACGTAACACCCGGGGAGAGGAAGTCGTCAGCAAATCCAGAAGGCGGCAAATACATGCCATATAGGGCCAGGTCAAAGTCTGGCGCCCGGCCTGATCGCCGTGTCTCGGTAGTTGGCTGTGATGTGTCGGAGCAGATCTCCAATATTGATTATGAGGATGGCGGTGATCAAGATATTGATGAAGTCTGGTTTGCTGGTGGCCACGGTGACGTGGGTGGTGGATGGCAAATGGAATCCGACGACAAGAATGCAAGCCATGTACCTTTGGTATGGATGGTCCGCGAGGCTATGCGTGCTGGCCTAAAGTTTGACCTAGAGAAGGTCCAGGAGTTGGATTGCTTCGATTTGTACAACGAAAGCGCCAAGAACAGCCCCAAGGGCGGCCGCAAGCGACAACAGAAAGGACCCGAGATTCATCTCAATCAGGAGGACGAAGACGGAGGAGAGCTTGTAACCCCCCCAACCCCCGATACccttgctgatgatgatggaggaaAGGACTTCAAGCAGGTCTTCCTCGACATGATGCACAAGGCACATCTTGCCCGGATTCATGACTCACTCGTCTATGGCGGCGGCCTCTCAGGGGTGGCCGTCACTGCCTGGAACATAATGGAGTGGATGCCCTTCCGGCGAATGGATCTTCAGGGAGACGGAACCTGGAAGCCCATCAACTGGCCGCTGCCGCGTGGAGAAGTCCGAGATATTCCCAACAATGCTCGCATCCACGGCAGCGTCATCCGCCGCATGAAGCTGGACAAGAACTATCGTCCTGGAAACCTGATTGTAGGTGGAGGCGGTCGCGGTGTCCGCATCGCACCCGAAGAATATGGCGTTGGAGAATGGATCTGCGTGCAAGACGAAGGCGATCCCATTGGCGAGATTTGGGTGCGAAATGGTGACCCTGTGAAGCTGGAGAttagcaagaagaagaagaagaagtccaagGGGGAGAAGCAAAACTAA
- a CDS encoding uncharacterized protein (EggNog:ENOG41), which produces MDSLAERAIVRSSPYSLRPPSPPIIHVPLQQPCGIEKHSITPSYRPVKFFQLSSDEFAIITGNRIQTTIYRAGWPYELRREAQPVLDFLYLGPTSVLRNNEFLQQESISMMIIVRDARAPRNYPSARAASERLGISLVYIDVNPDNLVPSFYEMVQKVNSHLLIVNGSKGSGTEDASNCIRRPLGKIMVTCDTGNDLSPTLAAAYLMLMYGLSMESGFAFVILQRFCCAFDGKSKQALLTWQGLIEASAAVASHSQHHVATMAPTTYTKGSGNTKRRHEATVYEDKTHLNFCSVGDCERFEGRATFVPFMELDG; this is translated from the coding sequence ATGGACAGTCTTGCGGAAAGGGCCATAGTGCGTTCATCGCCCTACAGCTTGCGCCCTCCAAGCCCGCCGATAATCCACGTCCCTCTCCAGCAGCCCTGCGGGATCGAAAAGCACAGCATAACGCCTTCATACCGCCCTGTCAAGTTTTTTCAGCTCTCCAGCGATGAATTTGCCATCATTACCGGCAATAGGATCCAAACGACCATCTACCGAGCAGGCTGGCCGTATGAACTGCGCAGAGAGGCACAGCCCGTCCTCGATTTCCTCTATTTGGGCCCTACAAGCGTTCTTCGAAATAATGAATTTTTGCAGCAAGAGTCCATTAGCATGATGATAATTGTCCGTGACGCTCGGGCGCCCAGAAACTATCCCAGCGCGCGAGCGGCGTCCGAAAGGCTTGGGATTTCTCTTGTTTATATCGACGTCAACCCAGATAACTTGGTTCCGTCTTTTTACGAAATGGTTCAAAAAGTCAACAGCCATCTTCTAATTGTAAATGGCTCCAAAGGAAGCGGAACAGAAGACGCGTCAAACTGTATTCGGAGGCCGTTGGGCAAGATTATGGTGACCTGCGACACTGGCAACGATCTCTCGCCTACCTTGGCGGCTGCCTATCTCATGCTCATGTATGGTCTGTCTATGGAATCTGGGTTCGCATTCGTCATTCTGCAGAGATTCTGCTGTGCTTTTGATGGAAAGTCAAAACAAGCTCTATTGACATGGCAAGGGCTTATTGAAGCCAGTGCAGCCGTGGCCAGCCATTCGCAGCATCATGTAGCTACAATGGCACCAACAACTTATACCAAGGGTAGTGGAAACACCAAACGCCGTCACGAAGCCACCGTATACGAAGATAAAACACATTTAAACTTCTGTTCAGTTGGTGACTGCGAGCGATTCGAGGGCCGAGCAACCTTTGTACCGTTTATGGAACTTGACGGTTGA
- a CDS encoding uncharacterized protein (EggNog:ENOG41~SECRETED:SignalP(1-20)) — protein MVAITSILLLAATVATTATASVLRRDATPVVNSINTQLVPQITILQNDIDGFPASGFNGSVQLDSDEDTLMTILDTATTLTQEAGTFSIVDVLNVIGAMEPATTGIINYNLALATKVADFESIGRAPFVLANLQILNIRWTEFTNELIAAAPLGAATALLAMQTAISTSYASSIAVYSVAV, from the coding sequence ATGGTCGCTATTACAAGCATCTTATTGCTAGCCGCAACGGTTGCAACGACTGCAACGGCTTCTGTCCTCCGTCGCGATGCTACTCCAGTGGTCAATTCCATAAACACCCAGCTCGTCCCGCAAATCACCATTCTTCAAAACGACATAGACGGGTTTCCAGCTAGTGGCTTTAATGGCTCAGTCCAACTCGACTCTGACGAAGACACTCTAATGACTATTCTGGACACCGCTACCACACTCACTCAAGAGGCAGGCACGTTTTCAATTGTTGACGTGCTGAATGTCATCGGCGCCATGGAACCTGCTACGACGGGAATTATCAACTACAATCTTGCTCTGGCCACAAAAGTGGCCGATTTTGAGAGTATTGGCAGAGCACCGTTCGTTCTCGCTAATCTCCAAATCCTAAACATAAGATGGACTGAATTTACCAATGAGCTGATAGCCGCAGCGCCTCTTGGTGCGGCAACGGCGTTGTTGGCTATGCAGACCGCGATATCGACTTCCTATGCTTCTAGCATTGCTGTCTATAGTGTCGCTGTTTAG
- a CDS encoding uncharacterized protein (EggNog:ENOG41): MTHPLSQPAPTAAQLQAIWNKHAAPAHNASTTHPVFFTERLRKPSLASPTTASAAVFSPVAQGYVYQDARSGANAPKL, from the coding sequence ATGACGCATCCTCTCAGCCAGCCCGCCCCAACCGCTGCTCAGCTGCAAGCAATATGGAATAAGCACGCCGCGCCAGCCCACAACGCATCAACCACGCACCCCGTCTTTTTTACAGAGAGGCTGCGTAAGCCATCTCTTGCTTCGCCGACTACAGCGTCAGCTGCGGTGTTCAGTCCTGTGGCGCAGGGCTACGTCTATCAGGACGCGCGGAGCGGTGCGAATGCGCCCAAGTTATGA